The following proteins are co-located in the Haloplanus sp. HW8-1 genome:
- a CDS encoding sensor histidine kinase, protein MALWSGFPHRLNVGGLLVAAVGYGLTRYSVIESLRPDASLVGFLLSDAPVLVAGFGLTAFGFGLAMSSRDSAEAAVVARWCLLGTGAMAAVIGLTYAAVWPVAPSTTEARLIANGLVGGAVGGTLTGVWSVRARRHRRDVSRQADRLTVLNRLLRHEVLNKVNVIEGYASVGGGQADGGRPAEPWDVVRRHADAIDDTIDVVGMLTAGEDPYPVDLREHVERAVESVRRTHPSATVELDAVPAVEVCGSAHLHVLFEHLIENAVVHDDRPTSTVRVSVDAADPTRSVRVRIVDDGPGLPPAQQRLVRDQVTPEEDDPQSGFGLALARLMLDDVDGDLTVETPVADGRGTALTVGLRREDPAEWHTGVTPDRLRRGAAAGLVAGGAMGLLTQFITGRIGIIGALYGVENAGVGWVTHQFHSVFFALLFVTATVPWVRADDWRTTTALGVGYGAALWLVAAGIVMPLWLRMVGIPAPVPNLRFPSLANHLLWGAVFGGVYAWLRRRRWLLAADDG, encoded by the coding sequence ATGGCACTCTGGAGCGGGTTCCCGCACCGACTCAATGTCGGCGGGTTGCTCGTCGCGGCCGTCGGCTACGGACTGACGCGCTACTCGGTCATCGAGTCGCTCCGCCCGGACGCGTCGCTGGTCGGCTTCCTCCTGAGTGACGCGCCGGTCCTGGTCGCCGGATTCGGGCTCACGGCGTTCGGCTTCGGGCTGGCGATGAGTTCGCGCGACTCCGCCGAGGCGGCGGTCGTCGCTCGCTGGTGTCTGCTCGGGACCGGTGCCATGGCCGCGGTGATCGGCCTGACCTACGCGGCCGTCTGGCCGGTCGCACCGTCGACGACCGAGGCACGGCTGATCGCCAACGGGCTCGTCGGCGGAGCTGTCGGGGGGACGCTCACCGGCGTGTGGTCCGTCCGCGCCCGGCGCCATCGACGCGACGTGTCCCGACAGGCCGACCGGCTAACCGTCCTCAACCGCCTCCTCCGGCACGAAGTACTCAACAAGGTGAACGTCATCGAGGGGTACGCGTCGGTCGGCGGCGGGCAGGCCGACGGCGGACGCCCGGCCGAGCCGTGGGACGTCGTCCGCCGGCACGCCGACGCCATCGACGACACCATCGACGTGGTCGGAATGCTGACCGCGGGCGAGGATCCGTATCCGGTCGACCTGCGCGAACACGTCGAGCGGGCCGTCGAGTCGGTTCGACGGACACATCCGTCGGCGACCGTCGAACTGGACGCGGTCCCGGCCGTCGAGGTGTGTGGGTCGGCCCACCTCCACGTCCTGTTCGAACACCTGATCGAGAACGCCGTCGTCCACGACGACCGCCCGACGTCGACGGTCCGGGTGTCCGTCGACGCGGCCGATCCGACCCGGTCAGTGCGCGTCCGGATCGTCGACGACGGACCGGGTCTCCCGCCGGCTCAGCAGCGCCTCGTCCGCGACCAGGTGACTCCCGAGGAGGACGACCCCCAATCGGGGTTCGGTCTCGCCCTCGCGCGACTCATGCTCGACGACGTCGACGGCGACCTGACCGTCGAGACACCCGTCGCCGACGGTCGCGGGACTGCACTGACGGTCGGTCTCCGGCGGGAGGATCCCGCCGAGTGGCACACCGGCGTCACCCCCGACCGTCTCCGGCGTGGGGCGGCCGCGGGGCTGGTGGCCGGGGGCGCGATGGGGCTGCTGACGCAGTTCATCACCGGACGGATCGGCATCATCGGTGCCCTCTACGGCGTCGAAAACGCCGGCGTCGGCTGGGTCACCCACCAGTTCCACAGCGTCTTTTTCGCCCTCCTGTTCGTGACCGCGACGGTGCCGTGGGTCCGCGCCGACGACTGGCGGACGACGACCGCTCTCGGCGTCGGCTACGGCGCCGCGCTCTGGCTGGTCGCCGCCGGCATCGTGATGCCGCTCTGGCTCCGGATGGTCGGCATCCCGGCACCGGTACCGAACCTCCGGTTCCCGTCGCTGGCCAATCACCTCCTCTGGGGGGCCGTCTTCGGCGGCGTCTACGCCTGGCTCCGGCGGCGGCGGTGGCTGCTGGCGGCCGACGACGGCTAA
- a CDS encoding adenosylhomocysteinase, whose protein sequence is MTAATIAERLDDPEAARAEGRRKMDWAEAHMPILAELRETFADEQPLDGERIAMAMHVEAKTAVLVELLAIGGAEVAITGCNPLSTQDDVSAALHAVSGVTSYAAHGIDTDEYYDAIEAVVGVDPTITVDDGADMVTHIHDEHPDLIPQLKGGCEETTTGVHRLRSMADDGALEYPMFAVNDTPMKTLFDNVHGTGESALTNIAMTTNLAIAGKTVVVAGYGYCGRGVAKKAAGMNADVIVTEVDPRRALEAHMEGYDVMPMAEAASEGDVFVTTTGNRGVIEREHFERMGDGALLANAGHFDVEINLERLDEMAVSAREVRDGVEEYELPDGRRLNVLAEGRLVNLAGPLSMGHPVEVMDQSFGVQAVCVRELAANPDAYDAGVHEVPDRLDREVAEVKLDAEGIAIDDLSDEQREYMDSWDHGT, encoded by the coding sequence ATGACCGCAGCCACGATCGCCGAGCGACTGGACGACCCCGAGGCCGCGCGGGCCGAGGGACGACGGAAGATGGACTGGGCCGAGGCCCACATGCCCATCCTCGCCGAACTCCGCGAGACGTTCGCCGACGAGCAACCGCTCGACGGCGAGCGGATCGCGATGGCGATGCACGTCGAGGCCAAGACCGCGGTACTGGTCGAACTCCTCGCCATCGGCGGGGCGGAGGTTGCCATCACCGGCTGCAACCCGCTCTCGACCCAGGACGACGTGAGCGCCGCGCTTCACGCCGTCTCCGGAGTCACCTCCTACGCCGCCCACGGCATCGACACCGACGAGTACTACGACGCCATCGAGGCGGTCGTCGGCGTCGACCCCACGATCACCGTCGACGATGGCGCCGACATGGTCACCCACATCCACGACGAACACCCCGACCTGATCCCGCAACTCAAGGGCGGCTGTGAGGAGACCACGACCGGCGTTCACCGCCTGCGGTCGATGGCCGACGACGGCGCGCTGGAGTACCCCATGTTCGCGGTCAACGACACGCCGATGAAGACGCTGTTCGACAACGTCCACGGCACCGGCGAGTCCGCGCTCACGAACATCGCGATGACGACCAACCTCGCCATCGCGGGCAAGACTGTCGTCGTCGCGGGCTACGGCTACTGTGGTCGCGGCGTCGCGAAGAAAGCCGCGGGGATGAACGCCGACGTGATCGTCACGGAGGTCGACCCCCGGCGCGCACTGGAGGCCCACATGGAGGGCTACGACGTGATGCCGATGGCCGAGGCCGCGAGCGAGGGCGACGTGTTCGTGACGACGACGGGCAACCGCGGCGTGATCGAGAGGGAACATTTCGAGCGGATGGGCGACGGCGCCCTCCTCGCCAACGCCGGCCACTTCGACGTGGAGATCAACCTGGAACGGCTCGACGAGATGGCCGTCTCGGCCCGCGAGGTCCGCGACGGCGTCGAGGAGTACGAACTCCCGGACGGTCGCCGGTTGAACGTGCTCGCCGAAGGGCGGTTGGTGAACCTCGCCGGCCCGCTCTCGATGGGCCACCCCGTCGAGGTGATGGATCAGAGCTTCGGCGTGCAGGCGGTCTGCGTGCGCGAACTCGCCGCGAACCCCGACGCCTACGACGCGGGCGTCCACGAGGTGCCCGACCGCCTCGACCGGGAGGTGGCGGAGGTGAAACTCGACGCCGAGGGCATCGCCATCGACGACCTGAGTGACGAGCAACGGGAGTACATGGACTCCTGGGACCACGGGACGTAG
- a CDS encoding amidohydrolase — protein sequence MQTLAIRDGRILHPDMTVAEADVLVDRAAGEIVEIGAGLDGDEELDASDGLVIPGLVNAHTHVAMTLLRGHADDKPLDTWLREDIWPVEAALEPADIEAGAALGVLEMIRSGTTTFADMYFEIDRTADVVERAGLRAVLGHGAIAAGKAAAEARDDVEESIAMARELDGAADGRISTAVMPHSLTTVTPELLELAAEGAADAGVPVHYHANETVDEVDPIVAERGQRPLEWAQDLGLCDDSAFLAHGVHLDDAEMALLAETGTGVVHCPASNMKLASGMAPVQRLLDAGVSVGLGTDGAASNNDLDLFDELRDAAMLGKLAADDASAVAAPDAVRMATAGGASVLGLDAGRIEPGAAADLAVLDLDLPHLTPRHDLVSHLAYAAKGSDVRHTVCDGTVLMRDREVLTLDEAAVMERAEKRARGLLKRAGVRDETA from the coding sequence ATGCAGACGCTTGCGATCCGCGACGGGCGCATCCTCCATCCCGACATGACGGTCGCCGAGGCGGACGTGCTCGTAGACCGGGCGGCCGGCGAGATCGTCGAGATCGGGGCCGGCCTCGACGGCGACGAGGAACTCGACGCGTCGGACGGCCTCGTGATCCCGGGACTGGTGAACGCCCACACCCACGTCGCCATGACGCTCCTGCGGGGCCACGCCGACGACAAGCCCCTCGATACGTGGCTTCGGGAGGACATCTGGCCCGTCGAGGCGGCGCTCGAACCCGCGGATATCGAGGCCGGCGCCGCGCTCGGCGTTCTGGAGATGATCCGGTCGGGGACGACCACCTTCGCGGACATGTACTTCGAGATCGACCGCACGGCCGACGTGGTCGAGCGGGCGGGGTTGCGGGCCGTCCTCGGGCACGGCGCCATCGCGGCCGGGAAAGCGGCGGCGGAGGCCCGCGACGACGTCGAGGAGAGTATCGCGATGGCCCGGGAACTCGACGGCGCCGCAGACGGGCGAATCTCGACGGCGGTGATGCCCCACAGCCTCACCACCGTCACGCCCGAGTTGCTGGAACTCGCAGCCGAGGGGGCGGCCGACGCCGGCGTGCCGGTCCACTACCACGCCAACGAGACGGTCGACGAGGTCGACCCCATCGTCGCGGAGCGGGGACAGCGACCGCTGGAGTGGGCGCAGGACCTCGGGCTCTGCGACGACTCGGCCTTCCTCGCTCACGGCGTCCATCTCGACGACGCGGAGATGGCCCTGCTCGCGGAGACGGGAACGGGTGTCGTCCACTGTCCGGCCTCGAACATGAAGCTCGCCTCGGGGATGGCGCCGGTACAGCGACTGCTGGACGCCGGCGTCTCGGTAGGCCTCGGCACGGACGGCGCCGCCTCGAACAACGACCTCGACCTCTTCGACGAGCTGCGCGACGCCGCCATGCTCGGCAAACTCGCGGCCGACGACGCGAGCGCCGTCGCTGCCCCCGACGCCGTCCGGATGGCGACCGCGGGCGGCGCCTCGGTGTTGGGGCTCGACGCGGGACGGATCGAGCCCGGCGCGGCGGCGGACCTCGCGGTGCTCGATCTGGACCTCCCCCATCTGACGCCCCGGCACGACCTCGTGAGCCACCTGGCCTACGCGGCCAAAGGGTCGGACGTACGCCACACGGTCTGTGACGGGACGGTACTGATGCGCGACCGCGAGGTGTTGACGCTCGACGAGGCGGCGGTGATGGAGCGAGCCGAAAAGCGGGCCCGCGGGTTGCTGAAGCGGGCGGGCGTCCGGGACGAGACGGCCTGA
- the hisG gene encoding ATP phosphoribosyltransferase — MRIAVPNKGRLHDPSIELLERAGLHLEGGADRKLYADTVDPDVTVLFARAADIPGYVADGAAAVGITGLDQARESGYDLVDLLDLEFGRCRLVVAAPEDGDIATVADLDGGTVATEFPRITRDFFADRGVDADVVEVTGATELTPHVDVADAIVDITSTGTTLRMNRLAEVEEVLSSSVRLFAHPDVADDRKVQQLVTAFESVLAAEDRRYLMLNVPEDRLDDVRDVLPGMGGPTVMDVAGSDDVAVHAVVAERAVFGVINDLKAMGASDILVTEIERLVE; from the coding sequence ATGCGCATCGCCGTCCCCAACAAGGGCCGCCTGCACGACCCGTCGATCGAGCTGCTCGAACGCGCCGGCCTGCACCTCGAAGGCGGCGCGGACCGGAAACTCTACGCGGACACGGTCGACCCCGACGTGACCGTCCTCTTCGCCCGCGCCGCCGACATCCCCGGATACGTCGCGGACGGCGCCGCGGCCGTCGGCATCACCGGCCTCGATCAGGCACGGGAGTCGGGATACGATCTGGTCGACCTCCTCGATCTGGAGTTCGGCCGGTGTCGGCTCGTCGTCGCGGCGCCCGAGGACGGCGACATCGCGACCGTCGCCGACCTCGACGGGGGGACCGTCGCCACCGAGTTCCCGCGCATCACCCGCGATTTCTTCGCCGACCGCGGCGTCGACGCCGACGTGGTCGAGGTCACCGGCGCGACGGAACTCACCCCCCACGTCGACGTGGCCGACGCCATCGTCGACATCACCTCGACCGGGACGACCCTCAGGATGAACCGCCTCGCCGAGGTCGAGGAGGTGCTGTCGAGTTCGGTGCGCCTGTTCGCTCATCCCGACGTCGCCGACGACCGGAAGGTCCAGCAACTCGTGACCGCCTTCGAGTCGGTCCTCGCGGCCGAGGATCGCCGCTACCTCATGTTGAACGTCCCCGAGGACCGTCTGGACGACGTGCGCGACGTGTTGCCGGGCATGGGGGGCCCCACGGTCATGGACGTCGCGGGCAGCGACGACGTCGCCGTCCACGCCGTCGTCGCGGAACGCGCCGTCTTCGGCGTCATCAACGACCTCAAGGCGATGGGCGCGAGCGACATCCTCGTCACCGAGATCGAGCGACTGGTCGAGTGA
- a CDS encoding CPBP family intramembrane glutamic endopeptidase, with product MGPRTLLWNETERRPRAPLRVVLLVVVTALPAVGTSLGASGIVGGVRAPLEAAFGEAAATAVGAVLGVALAGGTVSLSVLIAGRYVDRRRLRDFGFRLNRAWWLDCGFGLALGAGLMTLLFLGYLAAGWVEITGTFRPRDGVVVRLLALVGVFLVVGVYEELLARGYLLTNAAEGLVGWVGRRGAVVAATALSSLVFGLAHANNPNATTTSTVAIVLAGVMLAAGYVLTGELAVPIGLHITWNLFQGGVYGFPVSGLGVGASVIVVETTGPRLLTGGEFGPEAGLLGVGAMALGTAAIALWARWRTGTLAIAASVTTPDLRSTRADDEDEGDADPDPDRWEPAPVERD from the coding sequence ATGGGCCCACGGACGCTCCTGTGGAACGAGACCGAGCGTCGACCCCGGGCGCCCCTCCGGGTCGTCCTGCTGGTGGTGGTTACCGCCCTCCCCGCGGTCGGGACGAGCCTCGGCGCGAGCGGCATCGTTGGAGGGGTCCGGGCGCCGCTCGAGGCGGCGTTCGGCGAAGCAGCCGCGACGGCGGTCGGCGCCGTCCTCGGCGTGGCCCTCGCGGGCGGGACGGTCTCGCTGTCGGTCCTCATCGCCGGACGGTACGTCGACCGGCGTCGGCTTCGCGACTTCGGCTTCCGACTGAATCGGGCGTGGTGGCTCGACTGCGGCTTCGGACTCGCCCTCGGTGCCGGCCTGATGACGCTGCTCTTTCTCGGCTACCTCGCCGCCGGGTGGGTGGAGATCACGGGGACGTTCCGGCCACGGGACGGGGTCGTCGTCCGCTTGCTCGCCCTCGTCGGTGTCTTCCTCGTCGTCGGCGTCTACGAGGAACTGCTCGCACGGGGGTACCTCCTCACGAACGCCGCGGAGGGGCTGGTCGGGTGGGTCGGCCGTCGGGGTGCGGTGGTGGCTGCCACCGCTCTGTCGTCGCTCGTCTTCGGGCTCGCCCACGCCAACAACCCGAACGCCACGACGACGAGCACCGTCGCCATCGTGCTCGCTGGTGTGATGCTGGCCGCGGGCTACGTCCTGACGGGCGAACTCGCCGTGCCGATCGGCCTGCATATCACCTGGAACCTGTTTCAGGGCGGCGTCTACGGCTTCCCCGTCTCCGGACTGGGGGTCGGCGCGAGCGTCATCGTCGTCGAGACGACCGGGCCGCGACTCCTCACGGGCGGCGAATTCGGACCGGAGGCGGGACTGCTCGGGGTCGGCGCGATGGCGCTCGGCACGGCCGCCATCGCCCTCTGGGCGCGGTGGCGGACGGGGACCCTCGCGATCGCCGCGTCGGTGACGACGCCCGACCTGCGGTCGACGCGAGCGGACGACGAGGACGAGGGGGACGCCGATCCCGACCCCGATCGCTGGGAGCCGGCCCCGGTCGAGCGGGACTAG
- a CDS encoding DUF7473 family protein, with the protein MVPLQTGVGSAPAVAVAGTVAVFALFLSLTAHLAARNVLGDVPVRNAFLVGPVPAAVAVVAAALELPSIPAVLLALALDAALVRYVYDLDRRLTGAVTAIHAVVSVILGSVIFSLYVLVRSAPG; encoded by the coding sequence ATGGTCCCCCTGCAGACGGGTGTCGGCTCGGCTCCGGCCGTCGCCGTCGCCGGCACCGTCGCGGTGTTCGCGCTGTTCCTGTCGCTGACCGCGCATCTGGCCGCCCGAAACGTCCTCGGCGACGTCCCGGTCAGGAACGCCTTCCTCGTCGGTCCAGTGCCCGCCGCCGTCGCCGTCGTCGCGGCGGCGCTCGAACTGCCCTCCATCCCCGCAGTGCTTCTCGCGCTCGCCCTCGATGCCGCGCTCGTCCGGTACGTCTACGACCTCGACCGCCGGCTGACCGGCGCCGTCACCGCGATACACGCCGTCGTCAGCGTCATCCTCGGGAGCGTCATCTTCAGCCTCTACGTGCTCGTCCGGTCGGCGCCCGGGTGA
- a CDS encoding TATA-box-binding protein produces the protein MTDPKETINIENVVASTGIGQELDLQSVAMDLEGADYDPEQFPGLVYRTQNPKSAALIFRSGKIVCTGAKSTADVHESLHIVFDKLRDLRIEVDEDPDIVVQNIVTSADLGRNLNLNAIAIGLGLENIEYEPEQFPGLVYRLDDPDVVALLFGSGKLVITGGKQPEDAEEAVDVIVSRLEELGLLE, from the coding sequence ATGACCGATCCCAAGGAGACGATAAACATCGAGAACGTGGTGGCCTCGACCGGCATCGGACAGGAACTCGACCTCCAGAGCGTCGCGATGGACCTCGAAGGGGCCGACTACGACCCCGAACAGTTTCCCGGTCTGGTCTACCGGACACAGAATCCGAAGTCCGCGGCGCTGATCTTTCGGTCGGGCAAGATCGTCTGTACCGGTGCGAAGTCGACCGCGGACGTCCACGAGAGCCTACACATCGTCTTCGACAAACTCCGTGACCTGCGCATCGAGGTCGACGAAGACCCCGACATCGTCGTCCAGAACATCGTCACGAGCGCGGACCTGGGCCGCAACCTCAACCTGAACGCCATCGCCATCGGTCTCGGCCTCGAGAACATCGAGTACGAACCCGAGCAGTTCCCCGGACTGGTCTACCGCCTCGACGACCCCGACGTGGTCGCGCTTCTCTTTGGCTCCGGCAAACTCGTCATCACGGGCGGCAAACAGCCCGAAGACGCCGAGGAAGCCGTCGACGTCATCGTCTCCAGACTCGAAGAACTCGGGCTACTGGAATAG
- a CDS encoding methyltransferase domain-containing protein, whose product MAPARRQESVYGLELAGEDDAFAAREAACAATGVDVVASGLATARGVDVSRLRTLAYTHRASHLIGRSAASVDDARALVEASTMDRSGSVAVRARDVRGTAGVDTRRAERELGAALVDRGFSVDLDDPDHELRACFADGSCLIGWLVAESVRDYGDRLPTDRPFFQPGSMAPLDARALVNLTGVAPGDTLLDPMCGTGGTLIEAGLIGARPVGADAQRKMVRGARENCRAYLDDGAAVLRGDATRLPLGDDVVDGVVFDAPYGRQSKIERHSLADLVAGALAEARRVAPRAVVVGDRSWRTAASETGWRVEATFERRVHRSLTRHVHLLR is encoded by the coding sequence ATGGCGCCGGCCCGCCGACAAGAGAGCGTGTACGGTCTCGAACTCGCGGGCGAGGACGACGCCTTCGCGGCCCGGGAAGCCGCGTGTGCGGCGACGGGCGTCGACGTCGTCGCGTCCGGCCTCGCGACGGCACGCGGCGTCGACGTTTCTCGCCTTCGGACGCTCGCCTACACCCATCGCGCCAGCCACCTGATCGGTCGTTCCGCGGCGAGTGTCGACGACGCCCGGGCACTGGTCGAGGCGTCGACGATGGACCGTTCGGGCAGCGTCGCCGTCCGCGCCCGCGACGTCCGCGGCACGGCGGGGGTCGACACCCGCCGCGCCGAACGGGAACTGGGCGCGGCGCTCGTCGACCGCGGCTTTTCCGTCGATCTCGACGACCCCGACCACGAACTCCGGGCGTGTTTCGCCGACGGCTCCTGCCTGATCGGGTGGCTCGTCGCCGAGAGCGTCCGCGACTACGGTGACCGCCTCCCCACCGACCGCCCCTTCTTCCAGCCTGGGAGCATGGCCCCGCTCGACGCCCGAGCCCTGGTCAACCTCACGGGTGTCGCCCCCGGCGACACACTGCTCGATCCGATGTGTGGCACCGGCGGCACCCTGATCGAGGCGGGCCTCATCGGCGCTCGGCCGGTCGGCGCCGACGCCCAACGGAAGATGGTCCGGGGGGCCCGCGAGAACTGCCGGGCGTACCTCGACGACGGCGCGGCCGTCCTGCGCGGCGATGCGACCCGTCTCCCCCTCGGCGACGACGTCGTCGACGGCGTCGTCTTCGACGCGCCCTACGGGCGGCAGTCGAAGATCGAACGCCACTCGCTCGCGGACCTCGTGGCGGGTGCGCTCGCCGAGGCCCGCCGCGTGGCTCCCCGGGCGGTCGTCGTCGGCGACCGCTCGTGGCGGACGGCGGCGTCCGAGACGGGGTGGCGCGTCGAGGCGACGTTCGAGCGGCGGGTCCACCGCTCGCTCACGCGACACGTCCACCTGCTCCGGTGA
- a CDS encoding protein sorting system archaetidylserine decarboxylase: protein MNLAPGARQYALPPLVAAIPLAVVSPPLGALALALGGFVVHFFRDPERSPPPRGVVSPADGRVSVVREEGDRLRIGVFMNVTDVHVLRAPRAGDVQSTTHRPGAHRPAFSKDSDRNERVDVAFDTYECSMIAGWFARRIYPYVSTGDSVARGDRIGHIAFGSRADVLLPAAYDRDDLLVAEGDTVRAGETAVALRAESGGVAGDGADADPGAA, encoded by the coding sequence GTGAACCTGGCGCCCGGCGCCCGGCAGTACGCCCTGCCGCCGCTCGTCGCCGCGATTCCGCTGGCCGTCGTCTCGCCGCCGCTCGGTGCGCTCGCGCTCGCACTCGGCGGTTTCGTCGTCCACTTCTTCCGCGATCCAGAGCGATCGCCGCCGCCACGGGGCGTCGTCTCCCCCGCCGACGGCCGCGTCTCCGTCGTCCGCGAGGAGGGCGATCGCCTCCGGATCGGCGTGTTCATGAACGTCACCGACGTGCACGTCCTCCGGGCGCCCCGGGCGGGCGACGTCCAGTCGACGACACACCGGCCGGGTGCCCACCGCCCCGCCTTCAGCAAGGATTCGGACCGCAACGAACGCGTGGACGTGGCCTTCGACACCTACGAGTGCTCGATGATCGCTGGCTGGTTCGCCCGCCGCATCTACCCCTACGTCTCGACGGGCGACTCGGTGGCCCGCGGCGATCGGATCGGCCACATCGCCTTCGGTAGTAGGGCCGACGTCCTCCTCCCGGCGGCCTACGACCGGGACGACCTGCTCGTCGCCGAGGGCGACACCGTTCGGGCCGGCGAGACAGCGGTCGCGCTTCGGGCGGAAAGCGGTGGGGTCGCCGGGGACGGGGCAGACGCCGATCCCGGGGCGGCCTGA
- a CDS encoding AAA family ATPase: MDAPLWTDTHAPSLDDLPQSSVRDRLRRAVDEPMNLVVQGPPGSGKTAAVRALADAAHEDPVNDLVELNVADFFDRTKKEIRTDPRFESFLTGRSRMAKRDMINRVLKESASYAPMSGDYKTIVLDNAEAIREDFQQALRRVMEQYHRTTQFVIVTRQPSTLIAPVRSRCFPVPVRAPTADEIESVVGEILDAEEVPYDDDGLEFVAGYAGGDLRRAILGAQTTAERADEVTMTTVHETLSDVGYDDELASILAAAEAGDLTDARKTVGTLLDDEGYDGQSLLVDLLSTARKRYDGDELARLHRLAGEVDLDLVTGTDDRLHLAHLLATWGARTEGHA, encoded by the coding sequence ATGGACGCCCCGCTCTGGACGGACACCCACGCGCCGAGCCTCGACGACTTGCCCCAGTCGTCGGTCCGCGACCGCCTCCGGCGGGCGGTCGACGAACCGATGAACCTCGTCGTGCAGGGGCCACCGGGATCGGGCAAGACCGCCGCCGTGCGCGCCCTCGCGGACGCGGCCCACGAGGATCCGGTGAACGACCTCGTGGAGCTCAACGTCGCGGACTTCTTCGATCGCACCAAAAAGGAGATCCGGACGGACCCACGCTTCGAGAGCTTCCTCACCGGTCGCTCCCGCATGGCGAAACGCGACATGATCAACCGCGTGCTGAAGGAGTCGGCGAGCTACGCCCCGATGTCGGGCGACTACAAGACGATCGTCCTCGACAACGCCGAGGCGATCCGCGAGGACTTCCAACAGGCGCTCCGTCGGGTGATGGAGCAGTACCACCGCACCACTCAGTTCGTGATCGTCACGCGCCAGCCCTCGACGCTCATCGCGCCCGTCCGCTCGCGATGTTTCCCGGTCCCCGTTCGGGCACCGACGGCCGACGAGATCGAATCCGTCGTCGGAGAGATCCTGGACGCCGAAGAGGTCCCGTACGACGACGACGGCCTGGAGTTCGTGGCCGGCTACGCCGGGGGCGACCTCCGGCGGGCGATCCTCGGCGCACAGACGACCGCCGAGCGGGCCGACGAGGTGACGATGACGACGGTCCACGAGACGCTGAGCGACGTGGGGTACGACGACGAACTGGCGTCGATCCTAGCGGCGGCGGAGGCGGGCGACCTGACCGACGCCCGCAAGACCGTCGGAACGCTGCTGGACGACGAAGGGTACGACGGCCAATCCCTGCTCGTGGACCTGCTGTCGACCGCACGCAAGCGATACGACGGCGACGAACTCGCACGCCTCCACCGCCTCGCCGGCGAGGTGGACCTGGATCTGGTGACCGGAACGGACGACCGCCTCCACCTCGCGCACCTGCTGGCGACGTGGGGGGCCCGAACCGAGGGGCACGCGTGA
- the rnz gene encoding ribonuclease Z yields the protein MRVTFLGTSGAVPTTQRAPSAVLVNREGERFLFDCGEGTQRQMMRFGTGFDVSHIFVTHLHGDHILGIPGLVQSLDFNDRTAPLAIHVPAGSRDEIETLVHAGGHRPGYPVRIHEVSPGSVAYDAADFAVRTVETDHRTRSMGYALVEDDRPGRFDRERAEELGVPVGPKFGRLHEGESVELDDGRIVRSEQVVGPPRPGRTLVYTGDTRPVDAVVDVARDADLLIHDATFADDEAERARRTGHSTAREAAEVAARAGVARLALTHISSRYAARWEELEREARAVFDGECFVASDGQTVDVPFPDAE from the coding sequence ATGCGCGTGACGTTTCTCGGCACCAGCGGGGCCGTCCCGACGACCCAGCGGGCGCCGAGCGCCGTCCTGGTGAACCGCGAGGGCGAGCGGTTCCTGTTCGACTGCGGCGAGGGGACACAGCGCCAGATGATGCGCTTCGGGACCGGCTTCGACGTCTCCCACATCTTCGTCACGCATCTCCACGGGGACCACATCCTCGGAATTCCGGGGCTGGTCCAGTCGCTCGATTTCAACGACCGCACGGCCCCGCTGGCGATCCACGTCCCGGCCGGCTCCCGGGATGAGATCGAGACGCTGGTCCACGCTGGCGGTCACCGCCCCGGCTACCCCGTTCGGATCCACGAGGTCTCGCCGGGATCGGTCGCCTACGACGCCGCGGACTTCGCCGTCCGTACCGTCGAGACCGACCACCGCACCCGGTCGATGGGCTACGCCTTGGTCGAGGACGACCGCCCCGGCCGCTTCGACCGGGAACGCGCGGAGGAACTCGGCGTGCCGGTCGGCCCGAAGTTCGGCCGTCTCCACGAGGGCGAGTCCGTCGAACTCGACGACGGGCGCATCGTCCGGTCGGAGCAGGTCGTCGGTCCCCCCCGCCCCGGCCGGACGCTGGTGTACACCGGCGACACCCGACCGGTCGACGCCGTGGTCGACGTCGCTCGGGACGCCGACCTGCTGATCCACGACGCGACGTTCGCCGACGACGAGGCCGAACGCGCCCGCCGCACCGGTCACTCCACCGCCCGGGAAGCCGCGGAGGTGGCCGCCCGGGCCGGCGTCGCTCGCCTCGCGCTGACACACATCTCCTCGCGGTACGCCGCCCGGTGGGAGGAGCTCGAACGGGAGGCGCGGGCGGTCTTCGACGGCGAGTGCTTCGTCGCGAGCGACGGGCAGACCGTCGATGTCCCCTTCCCGGACGCCGAGTGA